CAACCAAATGgccaacttaatttttcacGTGGACTTATATTAGGCGTTAAAGCACAAGATCTCGTTGGCTGATTGTGAATACCACTTCAAGCAACAGCACAGTCAGAAAATGTTACATGCAAAATTTGCACCTGCTTAAATGCTTTCAGTTGTGTCCGATTCATTTTCAAATAACTAAGCTCCACTACAAATAGTGATAAGTTTACTAAATGTATCACCTAAATACTTTAAACTAACCGTCTCCCACCCGACTGACGAGATCCGAAACGGAATTTCCAGAATCAATACCTCATCGTCTCCATACCACACATCAGCCCCTTCCAAAGAACAATGTTACCGTACCATCTGATAAGATTGTGACTAACATGCCTACACTCACTAAACCAATGTCCTACTTACCAGAAGTCGAATATGCCAAGCCGAGCAAGGACGACAACATAACTCAGGTGACAACTCTATCAAATGGTCTGCGAGTTGCATCCGAAAAGTGCTTTGGTCAGTTCTGCACCGTGGGGTTGGATACATGGAAACGCATGGAAACGAACCATGCAGTCATCAAACTCTTCGAATCTACCCTCGCAAGACAGCGTAGTAGGAAGGCCTATTATGTAGCCTTCACAAGCGAAAACTTTGAGTGCGCAACTGGAAGGAAAATCAAGGATTggattaaattgtttatttataacttataacttaacTTATGGTCAAAGGGTCACCCATAAGTACTAATTTGTCCAGATTCAATTTCCGACGATAAAGAAATGTCCTCCACGTCATTCAGCCAGGGCTGAAAAAGGCTTATTTTGGGGTTTTTTCTCATTGAAATCAATACTAGTGGTTTGGTCTCTTTTTGGATCGGCTTCTTTGACTGGATCTGTGTTCTCTATGATGTTCGCAGTTGTGGGAGGTTCAGGATCCAAAACAATATAATCTCCTAAATCTTCAGACAAAGGACTTAGTGAATCGTCGATAGCAGTAGGTTTagtttttcgattttgtttagCCTTAGATCTATCTTCCTTTCCACTGCCATCACTGCAAGAGGACGTCATCCTTTTTGGTGAgtgtattattttcttcttcttcttaggTTTCGAACTAACATTAGATTCTGCATTGCgctcatcatcgtcgtcgtcaggAAGCTCATACGACGAGATGTCCTCCCGCAATCGATACTGCTTCGGCAGATGAGATTCATCTAGATCGTCGCTGGAAAACTTCTTCGGTGGCTGCTTTAAAGCGTCCTCTAGGTCGGAGTTAACACCCCCGATTTGTCGTTTAATTCTCTTGGCAATGACCCTCTTCTGGTGATCGAGTTGCGGGAATAGCTCTCGGGAATTCGACAGTGCCTGCTTGGCTGCAATCCTTTCGGCCTATTAAATGGTGTGCCCAGTGGCTGTGGCCAATCGCCTTGATCTGAAGAACACGACCACAGTATAAACGCGGGTGTTGGTAGGACCAATAGATTTGACGACTTTATAGATGGAAATGTCTGGCTTGTCACCCTCCATTGTTCGGAAGGTGAGGCAGCATTGTTGAAGTTTCGACTTTGGATCGTTCCAGTCTTGGTTCATGACGAACATCTGGAGCCGCGGAAAGAGACTTACATGGCAGAACTGCTCGAAGTACATGAGCCCTTTGTCGACGTAAAACGCCCCAAGGAATGCTTCCAGCAAATCAACTTGATCCTTTGTCTTCATATCTGCCTTGGGATTCGAGAAGACCGCATACTGGGTCATGCCAAGATCATCGCAGACAGCCGCTTGAGTCCGGTTATTGACCAAAGACGAACGCAACAGCGACAGATGAGCTTCGTGATGCTCTGGGAAATGGCGATACAGATACTCGGAACAAATCAACTGCTGGACAGTTTCACCAAGAAATTCCAGCTGTTGATTGGAATCGTAAGAAAGATGCGTGAACCTAATACTTCGGTCGGTGAATGCCCGAGCCATAAGTCGAATGTGCTTGGATTTGATTCCAATAGAATCCTCAAAATTGGTCAGTTCCTGCGGAACTGGATATGAATGTATGCAGTGTCGGTCCCCGAGCGGGCTCGGACAAGTTCTTAATGATTTCTCTCAACGACTCATCACCTATGAACAGGACATTCATGAACACTCTGTCGGCTACGGAAATTCCAACGTCCAACAGCAGAGCTCCCATGAGGGCCTTAAAGCAATTCGCCATTGCATGACGCAGTTCCAGCTCGTGACACAAATCCAAACCGTGAGCATAAAGCATGTACTCTTCCAGATGGAGTTTCCTCAACAGCACTGCCAGATGTTGATTCTGAACAATAGCCGCACGATAGGTGGCCAAACCACCCTCCTCTAGGTCGGGAAACATAAAGAACAAGTGAATGAAACTCAGGAATTCCACCACGGCATCGTGAAGGAGCTCAAGTCTCTCATTGTGAGTGATATTCGATATGGTTTTGTATTCCTTGCCAAATCTGGACATGATGTTGATCAAAGTGTTTATTCCTCGCTTGCGCGTGTTCATGTAGTGAATCTTTCGATCGCTGTACTCCGGCTGCGAATGCCGCAGTTGGTAAGACAGTTCCTGGCATGATCCGGATTCGAACCAAAGTTCTTCTTATACGATGGATGAGTCAGTGCTAGTTGCAGGAGATACCTAAAAACcttctatcaaaaaaaaaataaatgaaaaacttggCAAGATCTGCAAACCACAATCATCCTCAACTATGACATGAAATGCTAGAAAATTTATATGATTTAGAAAGGTTAACATTTTTCCAAGATAAAAGAAATCAAAGTTAATTGATTCGAACGGAAATAAAGGTGGCTAAAAGATATAGATGACCGCTCCTAACAAAGAGATCAATCTTCCTGAGTCTTTCagttaaattaattcttaacGTTCTCCGATTTCTGATTTTGTCTTCGAACACCATTTAAACCAATTCAAAGAACAACATAAAAAATATCTGCAAATCCAATAAATcggataaaattaaaatacttctttgttatatttattgtgtcggagaaggatttttaaaaaaatataatttgtctgGAAAACACCAAGATTCATTGCgttgaaattttatataacaaaagaCATGAACGACATCTTCGGACAACGAATGGCAGCATAGCCCTTAACCACAGTTATTTATATGTGCCAATACGACATCTATATGTCctttttacaaaatacgaaacaaaggaacaaattccaacagaaaaatcatttaaagtcAACTTAATCCTTTGAGCCCGAGGCAGCAACAGTTTTATATCCTTATACTTGCTGCTTGCCTTCTGCACCGCACATGAACAGAACCATCACATCCCTAAAGaggatatttcaaaagaaaatgtctttttcatatactcgtacctatatTCGCATCACAAGGATTTTTATTCCCATTCCGAGATACTCTCGGCCCAAACGTCattgttaaatttgtacaaaaaagtaaatatttattttgcagtaGCTCCCTGCGCCTGCAACGCCCAACCACCAACCCTTCCCTTTTGGGGATGTCCTTTATGTTTCAGATAGCAtacaaaaaaggataaatatataaaaataaaactgccaGAGGTTTACGTTACGTTTTATCTGTTTTCCTCGAAcaggaatgaaaaaaaaaatctggaaACAGAAACAGAACGGAAAAAGTTAAAGCAAACAAATGATGAATGGACCGCCGATCGGCGTTGTTGTTGGTTTGTTGCAGGAAAGGATAAGCCAAAGGATTTTTAAGTCAATTCTGTTGGGCCACTTTCATCGTCGGGAGTCAACCAACCAAGTCAGCCGATGGTCACTCGCCAGTCAGCCATATCCAGCCAGCCAGGGATTCAGCGATTCAGATCCGACCCGATTCTCAGACCAGACAGAAGTGCGCTTCTGCTCCTGGTTGGGAAATGGAAATCTCATATTCGCCATTCAATATTGTGAGTATATTTTTGACTGCGATACGAATTGcttccaattcaaaaatattgtgtccatttaaaaaataaagacaaaagtGAACAAATATATGGGACAGGAAAGTTGGAGCAGCACCGGAGGCGTATCAGGGACATTCTggtatttcttatattttatttacatttcattttaatacATGAATCAGAATTTCCTCATATCTCCTGCGTTCTATAAAGTTTGGGATGtatgaagaaaatatattaaCCACCATAAAAGCAAGAAATTTATAGGTTTACCGATATTCCACTTACCTTTTCAGTCGTGAAACAATTTAATGGCTTCATTTTCTGTGTGTCACCTGAAAGGATAAAACCAAAAgtgcagttttttaaattacaaagaaTTTTAaggatatatttattttttaatatgtccTGTACATTGAATGCAATTTGTTTGTAgaacataaatgtttttattgagaaaatgtgtacaatatgaatttaaatacaaagagagatatattttatgtttttagttggaaatgaaaattaatgaattatttaaattttaatttattgaaattgaaaaggcATCAAAGGGAATAACCATCATGAGTTAAGGGAGGGTGGTTTTAATAAAGCATTTGGGCCTGAAGGCTATTTCCTTGGaaggaacaaattttaaagcagATAGTTCCATATTCATGAGGTAGAATATAAAACAATTGTTAAGGAAACTTTACAACATCGTCATTTAGGATCATTAAGGCACAAAGAtcctttaaatttataatttgaaaaaattatgtgaAACACAACTAAGAGTGAACTTATTAAAAACCACCAATCTTATGAGATGTTAATGTTTGAAGcttgaaacaattttaagaataatagttatttattttgtagttaaaatccgtcatttcattttttttattaaaaaactcaaTAAGTTTGTAACAACATTATTGTTTCTTAAGTACATATTAGCtgaagaaaacaacaattttttagaaattatagTTTCTATGTGCAAGAAAATgtggaaattaatttaattttttttacacaaattttttgtgatataaaaaatgttttgtatttaatataaatttttgtttttaataaaatgtttagcaAAAAGACCAGTCGCTGCTACTTTTGAAGCCgtaatcttttgacatttgccaagtttttttttataataagcgcacactttAGGGGATGTTACTACCCTTGTTATGCAAAGACACAGTTTGAGCACTGCCAAGTAAAAACAACGCCATTTATAGTTCATAGTTCTGGAAGAAAAGTTTCCAAACCGAGATTAATCTAAAAGAGGTAATCATCGAAATCTTCAGGCAGTGTTATAAttcagtttttacttttttttgaataactgccaatttttaacatttttttttgtaaacgaactgtcaatggatttttttggaaaattttaccagatgtcaaaaacctcATTTTTCGTAAAGTTTCCCAAAGCAaggataagttttttttcttgaaatattgGAGCCGCAAAGTTGCCAAGGACtatcatgccaaaggtcttgggttcaatctcagCCTgttccacctaaagtttttgtcaagtgtattgcctcttgcgaagaatggAGAAATCTTCAAGAgcaatttttgtaatgaaaagtggttttttcaaataaactgtTCGTATTCGTCATATAAATTGTGGGTTGCATCCATCTCACTTAACtcccacacaggaatgattgagggTTGTCACTAGGTTCTTGGTTCTTGCGAAATCactctattttattttgaattttggattttttaaaaatttaaaaagaaaaagaggttgagatgtgacccacactgataacttcccatcttgtctgtcgatttgtcttgcttaaaaggtttgtaggttttcggattttgttaaaaaagttttaagttcaattattcctacaaattttaaaattaccaacaatattgttcatataaagaaatagtttactttgaaaatctagttttgctaagtagatttttagtcgacaaATTGTgtttaacaatttcttaaatttttacaaattaattatatatttttataaaaaaaaaccgactgttggatttttatagaaaaaattgtgagtatcgaaaacaatattttctgtgaaataaaattagtttaaagacaatatttaaaaattttgaaagctttttgagtcgtaggTAAATTTTTACcgagttttaatatttaaattagtattgtttttatgttaggtttttattttttgtaataaaatagattttcttcaaaatttaactgagtgttgacaacaatattttattaaagataaaagtagtttaaagctaatatctcaaagttttaaaaaagacatttgagtcgaaaatcaatttttaccaactttcagaaacgtttttttaggttttattttttgtcaaaaaactgtcaattcgatttttctccaaattttttcaagtgttaaaaacaatatttattataagtaaaaattagttagaagccattatctcacagttttgaaaagatatttgagttgtaagccaatttttacaaacttttgtaaaattttcttttaagttactattttctttaaagaaaactgtccatttcatttttctcaaaattttactgaatgtcgaaaacaatattttttaaagatgaaggtaggttaaagctaatatctcaaagtttcaacaagatatttgagtcgaaaatcagtttttaccaacttttagaaatgctattttcaggttttttttttaactttcaattcgatttttccaaaagcttttggaatgttgaaaataatatttctcataagataaaattatatcgaaaccaaaatctcaaagttttaaaaaggtattcaagtcgaaattgaatttttaaatacttctgttaattattttttaggattttagttttttgtaaaaaaactgtccattctaTTTTCCTCAAAATCTAACTCaatattgacaatattttttaaaaaataaaatttgtttaaagccaatgtcttaaagttttgataaGTTAATTGaagcgaaaatcaattttcaccaactttcgttagttttttttttttaggtttttaattttttgtaaaataaactgtcaattcgacttttctcaaaattttacgttccacaaaattgttttggagataaaatcattttttgttcttaaaatgttcgaggtgacaaatattttgttttcagtctttttgatttataaaaaaacattaattgtttttttttttttttcaaaaatatatttgtttggtatcacatttcAATATAAGTTGCTAGcaatattggttcgtgagatatttaggttacaccaaaatgttcaccttttttttcagatttccaCCCACGCaactttcttgagagccttttatGCATCTTTcggcattattatctgtataacaaaattaatttgaagtcgatctttctactggttcttgagctatgggcgacgaaaaaaacgtcgttgAAGTACGGACacacggacgtacaaacgtacgtacatacgcacgcacagacatctcttcaaaaatcttttatttcgactttagtggccttgaaacgtcgagaaatttcaaaatgttcaatttgacaaatcggaccaattactaTAACTTCCAAAGGAAAGTTAATAACATAAGAATCTGTGAgaaaatgtaaaacttaaataacGGTTTAATTTGGATACCCTTCTGGTGTATTATAAATTGCAtagaaaatttctttaaatgttaTCGGACCGTTTTTtagaaatttcttcaaaaaccatCGGAccgttttttagaaaattcgaattttctatttttgaataagGAATTGGAACCTAATGGCTTAGTCTTTTTGGGCGtgctattaaatttttaaatttatattttgacagagcaatagaactttgaaaatggtacataatatacaaattaagGTAATCGAAAATCGTACACTGTCCCCGCCACAATGTGTTGTTtgtcttttattgttttatctatatttttataaacaatgttccaccAAAACAGTCAGTTTCTAGCTTTCAACAATCAATTTCAGATGTATAGAGATTATTTTGTcgaccgcacatcaagaatgttttatttttccttgaGTTTCAATATTGTTGACCTTAACAGCAATGTTCACGAGTATCTTCTGTCTTCCAAGTGATAACTCTGCATTTTagcactttaaatattttaagtgtaGTTATAACCTCTTTATGGTGAACTAGGTTAGGTAAGATTAGAATTTAAGGGGTG
This window of the Eupeodes corollae chromosome 3, idEupCoro1.1, whole genome shotgun sequence genome carries:
- the LOC129949238 gene encoding ribonuclease 3-like produces the protein MSRFGKEYKTISNITHNERLELLHDAVVEFLSFIHLFFMFPDLEEGGLATYRAAIVQNQHLAVLLRKLHLEEYMLYAHGLDLCHELELRHAMANCFKALMGALLLDVGISVADRVFMNVLFIGDESLREIIKNLSEPARGPTLHTFISSSAGTDQF